In Pseudomonas abieticivorans, the genomic window CCCGACCGACAGCGGCCGCTGTGATCAACAGAACATCACCGACGCCTCGGCGTGGCTGGCTCATTACATGGAGGTAGCCGAGCAACAGCGCGGCTATCATCAGTGCGGATTCAGCGTCAGCGCGGCGGACCGCCCGCAATCGGTCGCCTACTTCAATGCATTCCTGCTGGCGCATCGCTTTTTGCAGACTGCAGCGTTCAACGAAGTCCGCCTGGACACCTGGCCCACTCACAGCGCCGGCACGTTGCCCCTGCAGGCGTTCTTCTACCTGGCCGGCAGCAGCTCGGGCCGCAGCCAAGCCATGCGTGATCAGGAAGCCTTCAAACTGGCGTCGGGCGGCATGGTCAAGCCGGTGATTCGGTTAACCTTGCCCAGCAATATCAATGGCCGGGCCCTGTTTGAGTACTCGACGGCCGACCAGCACGCCACGCCCATTCCCGACCCGAGCCCTGCCCCGTACCCACGTCAAATCACGCAGCGCTGCGCAAAATACATCAGCCGGGCGAGCTGGTACACACAAGCGGGCGGCGACGCCTTGGCGGTGACCCCGACCGACTGCGCACGCAACAACTTGCCGGCCACTGACCATGCCTTCGCGGCAGATGAATTGTTGCGCGATTGGGGTAACGACCGCAGGTACATCAACGCAAGCGGGATGCGCAATCAGTACCTGTGCCACCTTAAAAATGCGCCGACACAA contains:
- a CDS encoding DUF2599 domain-containing protein: MPAFTCKRLMTLMLAATCSAGTPSWAAPPAPRDLGPDTAADLQYRYDNQAQNCSPTAPAFLCSGVLLRVTTALTQQAPWDPVLPNNYGLSFSYLRQDANFSALTGAGVNGFIVYPVMQQPANKLEIEVLCAFPVAAGTERRSDAGCGANSDYPTDSGRCDQQNITDASAWLAHYMEVAEQQRGYHQCGFSVSAADRPQSVAYFNAFLLAHRFLQTAAFNEVRLDTWPTHSAGTLPLQAFFYLAGSSSGRSQAMRDQEAFKLASGGMVKPVIRLTLPSNINGRALFEYSTADQHATPIPDPSPAPYPRQITQRCAKYISRASWYTQAGGDALAVTPTDCARNNLPATDHAFAADELLRDWGNDRRYINASGMRNQYLCHLKNAPTQGTWDLEPWRPDVGLARTEAAFCNPNPSGTSDQ